In Bdellovibrionales bacterium, the following proteins share a genomic window:
- the lnt gene encoding apolipoprotein N-acyltransferase — MEKIKSSLIFFRLPLLSGLLIGVSYIPFPPWAALFGLVPLWYFWWQNPRPRIAFWGGCVTSFVFTLIGFHWVAHTFHEFGHIPWVLSLLILLLFCFLGHLHFALAGCLWAFLIGSHRSRVSVRLILLLLPVLTILCEHYYPMIFAWNFGYTWLYSRVPLYHTAEWIGFSGLSAWVIFTNLAFFVGLLRLKSARPWWPPIGIAVGLFCVMILVGLALEKRLPTPDKKVGILTVQANIGNLEKQYAERGWGFRDHIIDRYTQLSLKGLAAYPREEIDFALWPETAFPDQIVPRSLERGYSARLTDFLRKNSLALVTGAYSEDLIQRKPTNSLFSFTANGSLTNPPYHKTLLLAFGEYTPFGDMFPALKRALPQVSDFARGSGPTLLEQNGVHLGAQICYEGLFPEFTQGLANLGAQIIINVTNDSWYGKSSQPHQHLYMTLARAIEFRRPIVRSTNTGFTTVAQANGEIMEISPLHQEWFHLFRIPYREFPSSTFFQTTGIYLIPTIIWILFFISLGGIFYCVRFRNN, encoded by the coding sequence ATGGAAAAAATCAAATCATCACTGATTTTTTTTCGCCTACCCCTCTTAAGTGGTCTCCTTATCGGAGTGAGCTATATCCCCTTTCCTCCCTGGGCTGCGCTTTTTGGCCTCGTTCCTCTCTGGTACTTCTGGTGGCAAAATCCCAGACCTCGAATTGCTTTTTGGGGTGGATGCGTAACTTCCTTTGTTTTTACTCTGATTGGTTTCCACTGGGTTGCCCATACCTTCCATGAGTTTGGCCATATACCTTGGGTATTGTCCCTCTTAATCCTTCTACTTTTTTGTTTTTTGGGCCACCTCCATTTCGCCCTCGCTGGATGCTTGTGGGCCTTTTTGATCGGCTCTCACCGCTCACGAGTCTCTGTGAGGCTCATCCTACTGCTTCTTCCCGTATTGACAATTCTTTGTGAGCACTACTATCCAATGATTTTTGCTTGGAATTTCGGCTACACCTGGCTTTATTCTCGAGTCCCACTCTATCACACAGCAGAATGGATCGGTTTTTCAGGACTGAGCGCCTGGGTTATTTTCACCAATTTGGCCTTCTTCGTTGGACTTCTTCGTCTCAAATCGGCTCGGCCCTGGTGGCCCCCCATTGGCATAGCGGTGGGACTCTTTTGCGTCATGATTTTGGTCGGACTTGCCTTGGAAAAGCGGTTGCCGACACCCGACAAGAAAGTTGGAATACTGACAGTTCAGGCCAACATTGGAAATCTCGAAAAACAGTACGCTGAAAGGGGTTGGGGATTTCGTGACCATATAATCGACCGCTACACACAACTCAGCCTCAAGGGACTCGCTGCTTATCCTCGGGAGGAAATTGATTTTGCATTGTGGCCGGAAACGGCCTTCCCCGACCAAATTGTGCCGAGGTCACTTGAACGCGGGTACTCTGCTCGACTCACAGATTTTTTGAGGAAGAATTCGCTTGCCTTGGTAACGGGGGCCTACAGCGAAGATCTTATTCAACGAAAGCCAACCAATTCGCTTTTCTCTTTTACGGCAAATGGCAGCCTCACAAACCCACCTTACCACAAGACCTTGCTATTGGCTTTCGGAGAATACACTCCCTTCGGAGACATGTTCCCAGCTCTCAAGCGAGCACTCCCTCAAGTTTCAGATTTTGCCCGCGGATCGGGGCCCACTTTGCTTGAACAAAACGGAGTGCACCTGGGCGCCCAAATCTGTTACGAAGGGCTTTTCCCAGAATTCACTCAGGGGCTGGCCAATCTCGGGGCCCAAATAATTATCAACGTCACAAATGATTCTTGGTATGGAAAATCCTCTCAACCTCACCAACATCTCTATATGACGCTGGCTCGTGCCATCGAGTTTCGACGTCCGATCGTCCGTTCAACCAACACGGGCTTTACCACTGTTGCCCAGGCAAATGGTGAAATCATGGAGATCTCTCCCCTTCATCAGGAATGGTTTCACCTATTTCGAATACCTTATCGCGAATTTCCTTCTTCGACCTTTTTTCAGACGACAGGTATCTATCTGATTCCCACGATAATCTGGATACTTTTTTTTATTTCACTTGGAGGAATTTTTTACTGTGTCCGATTTAGAAACAATTGA
- a CDS encoding Smr/MutS family protein: protein MSDLETIDWQYIVERLEKLATSEAGRADLSRTSPLASPASAQESFQVISEVQNIIEQGQRPFMESLDLYATWFPRLKKNATLKTLELKDVRHFCIEAIALKEILEPFHGSWVTQKKSEIFDAEKPLSAIDQIMTPDGDIKTEASEELARLYREKNQLSQEIQNLLDRLVKQHELEGILQDRYVTTREGRWVLPVRSGMQGRFEGIIHTSSQNKQTVFMEPKEIIAQNNRIRELEVAIEDEIERLLRNLTDLLASLALAIDQTKGIMAESDVRFAQAHFANQMHASAPRFSDNSIELVEVRHPMLVLNNENVVANSVRLNQAERILLLSGPNAGGKTVLLKAIGLAAHMARCGLLICAEPGSKLPFFTKVNIAVGDSQSVDSHLSTFAAHINILNAATQADGLNHLLLIDEICGSTDPEEGSALARSFIETYCKNSVFGVITSHLGPLKTGWSEDSGVIHGSLEYDSSTSQPTYQLIIGVPGQSLAIQTARRVGVNEVIIERALQCLSPERKAFQQQLENLESANSEIERIKKRLQDEFRETQKSKSKYEALVQKFQRDRESMLSQALKRAEQKVERMIEVAQIDQTFKKHESLQKIKSHLPNVIKATANSTSIQRIESPEEFSRRFPPGSRVFVQSVGRDAVIQGAPNAKGEVPILSNSMRLMVPWQSLHIPQQAQNPTADVIRKTAKFSYSAKDGDRIVDLRGLTVEEALNQLELQLDTAALNKEERVKLVHGHGTDTLKRAIRSYLSRSVYIKKWSAGTQNLGGDGVTWAELND, encoded by the coding sequence GTGTCCGATTTAGAAACAATTGATTGGCAATACATCGTTGAACGATTGGAAAAATTAGCTACTTCAGAAGCTGGAAGGGCGGACCTGTCCCGAACGAGTCCCTTGGCAAGCCCAGCTTCAGCTCAAGAAAGCTTTCAAGTTATCAGCGAAGTTCAAAATATCATTGAGCAAGGACAACGTCCCTTTATGGAGAGCCTTGATCTGTATGCGACCTGGTTTCCTCGTCTCAAAAAAAATGCCACATTAAAAACTCTGGAACTGAAGGACGTCAGGCATTTTTGCATAGAAGCCATCGCCCTCAAGGAAATTCTTGAACCATTTCATGGTTCTTGGGTCACCCAGAAAAAATCTGAAATATTTGATGCTGAAAAACCACTTTCGGCTATTGATCAAATCATGACACCAGATGGAGATATTAAAACTGAAGCAAGTGAAGAGTTAGCAAGGCTCTATCGCGAAAAAAACCAACTCAGCCAAGAAATCCAAAATCTGTTAGACAGACTCGTCAAGCAACACGAACTCGAGGGAATCCTCCAGGATCGGTACGTGACAACCCGTGAGGGACGTTGGGTCCTGCCGGTCCGAAGTGGTATGCAGGGACGCTTTGAGGGAATTATTCACACTTCCAGCCAAAACAAACAGACTGTTTTTATGGAGCCCAAAGAAATTATCGCTCAAAACAATCGCATTCGCGAACTGGAAGTTGCGATAGAAGACGAGATTGAGAGGCTTTTGAGAAATCTCACTGATCTTCTTGCCAGCCTCGCCCTTGCAATTGATCAAACAAAAGGAATCATGGCTGAGTCCGATGTGAGGTTCGCTCAAGCCCACTTTGCGAACCAAATGCACGCTTCAGCTCCGCGATTTTCAGACAACTCCATTGAACTGGTTGAAGTACGACATCCTATGCTGGTTCTCAATAACGAAAATGTCGTCGCCAATTCCGTTCGCCTCAACCAAGCGGAACGAATTTTACTCCTCTCTGGACCCAATGCCGGCGGAAAAACTGTGCTTCTCAAGGCCATAGGTCTGGCCGCTCACATGGCTCGTTGCGGATTATTGATCTGTGCCGAACCCGGCTCAAAACTCCCGTTTTTTACCAAAGTCAATATTGCGGTTGGAGACTCCCAAAGCGTTGACTCTCATCTGAGTACTTTTGCCGCCCACATTAATATATTAAATGCTGCGACTCAAGCCGATGGCCTTAACCACCTTCTCCTGATTGATGAGATCTGTGGATCGACTGACCCCGAAGAAGGATCTGCACTTGCTCGCTCCTTTATCGAAACTTACTGCAAGAACTCTGTCTTTGGAGTGATCACATCTCACCTAGGTCCCTTGAAAACGGGTTGGAGTGAAGACAGTGGAGTCATTCACGGAAGTCTTGAATATGATAGCTCTACCAGCCAACCCACCTACCAGCTCATTATCGGGGTCCCCGGCCAATCACTCGCTATCCAAACAGCGCGTCGAGTGGGCGTGAATGAAGTTATTATAGAAAGAGCCCTCCAGTGCCTGAGTCCGGAGAGGAAAGCATTCCAGCAGCAACTGGAAAATCTTGAGTCCGCAAATTCCGAAATTGAAAGAATAAAAAAGCGGCTCCAAGATGAGTTTCGAGAAACTCAAAAATCAAAATCAAAATACGAAGCTCTCGTTCAGAAATTTCAGAGAGACCGAGAATCGATGCTAAGCCAGGCCCTCAAAAGAGCTGAACAAAAAGTAGAAAGAATGATTGAAGTTGCACAAATCGATCAGACTTTTAAAAAACATGAATCTCTTCAAAAAATAAAGAGCCACCTCCCCAATGTCATTAAAGCCACGGCGAATTCGACATCAATTCAACGAATCGAAAGTCCTGAAGAATTCTCCCGCAGGTTTCCTCCCGGTAGTCGAGTTTTCGTACAAAGTGTAGGTCGGGATGCAGTTATTCAGGGAGCTCCAAACGCCAAAGGGGAAGTTCCAATTCTTTCAAATTCGATGCGCTTGATGGTTCCCTGGCAATCGCTTCACATCCCTCAGCAAGCTCAGAATCCAACCGCCGATGTAATCAGAAAAACTGCTAAGTTCTCTTATTCAGCCAAAGATGGAGACCGCATCGTAGACCTACGCGGGCTGACTGTCGAAGAGGCTCTCAACCAACTTGAGCTCCAACTGGATACGGCTGCCTTAAATAAGGAGGAACGGGTGAAACTGGTTCATGGCCACGGCACTGACACTTTAAAAAGAGCCATTCGCAGCTATCTTTCTCGAAGCGTGTACATCAAAAAATGGAGTGCAGGAACTCAGAACTTAGGAGGCGATGGAGTCACTTGGGCCGAACTCAACGACTAG
- a CDS encoding peptidase — protein sequence MSKHSRQSSASADLAASKIIIDEEQGLVFGSEDELYNHFHREIRFLETEFFKLRKPARDISEGDFSSYEKNLSLTLEAPDEVWEDKKTISGKTLMVYIKEFSEPVKGSQKVKRGAVEKNDELLFHVAICYVTNNIPSFVYLHFPSRDIDLVEKYCRGELVYDRSLQNIPMGALEGDALSENDDLAKGLYEAMQKLRIDKDIRESEFVLFAHLRENTVEEADEIWRSADSTGNLLVNFIKEYPDEGGKSDLWYIVVTIEDGPSNSHALLFSFPTRDRSLVDRYRHGENLQAEEVVQESSH from the coding sequence ATGTCCAAACACAGTCGGCAGAGTTCAGCTAGTGCCGATCTGGCGGCATCCAAGATTATCATAGATGAGGAACAGGGCTTGGTATTTGGTTCTGAGGATGAACTCTATAACCACTTCCACCGCGAGATCAGGTTTCTTGAAACTGAATTTTTTAAATTGAGGAAACCCGCTCGCGACATATCTGAAGGTGATTTTTCTTCCTATGAAAAGAACCTGAGCCTGACTCTAGAAGCCCCCGACGAGGTCTGGGAGGACAAGAAAACAATCTCTGGAAAGACCCTCATGGTCTATATAAAGGAGTTCTCAGAGCCAGTTAAAGGTTCTCAAAAGGTCAAGAGAGGGGCTGTTGAAAAAAACGATGAGCTCTTATTTCACGTGGCCATATGTTACGTCACCAACAACATACCGAGTTTTGTTTACTTGCATTTTCCATCGCGGGATATTGATTTGGTGGAAAAGTACTGTCGGGGAGAATTGGTCTACGATCGGTCTCTACAAAATATACCGATGGGCGCCCTAGAGGGAGATGCTCTCTCTGAGAACGACGACTTGGCAAAGGGACTTTATGAGGCGATGCAGAAGTTGCGTATAGATAAGGACATAAGGGAAAGTGAGTTTGTCCTTTTTGCCCATTTGCGCGAGAATACAGTTGAGGAGGCCGATGAAATCTGGCGTTCTGCGGATTCCACGGGAAATTTACTTGTCAATTTTATCAAGGAGTATCCAGATGAAGGGGGCAAGTCAGATCTGTGGTATATCGTCGTGACGATAGAGGATGGACCTTCCAATAGTCATGCCCTTTTGTTTTCTTTTCCAACGCGAGATCGCAGCTTGGTGGATCGTTATCGTCACGGGGAGAATTTGCAGGCCGAAGAAGTCGTTCAGGAATCGAGCCACTAA
- a CDS encoding Hsp20 family protein, with protein MSAEINRAQSRYNQDLQYLQDQYRRQRDQTVEQNEEDLSRLRENYQQKADDLRRTGESTVNHIRKTTDQTITANRENSAREIQNERTKSHNTYEELRKQAQVRKTAFKQDQETLEKAHARDISASRARRDEVLHTEAENTRNFLKRENAQRQQIEKSTAEDLHRLRENTSKQKNALVEHNRDEQRDLSRHHQAQLAEERRRGEEQYHTYSSQEKERIKELRNQNQEVYENERSKGNEQLDRLRSKLDNEVSGKQREGEQRIQATKEEQTEIFKKERERQTQVKEQVRSEYDKEVAMIHHRGETEVQRQKDHFRENMDKTKQSHDVQMKELQTNQDQEKKESLALHRQNMEKNDQLFRQMRKNQELEFREAFNTNQDRNRQVLEAQKERLIDELDTQKKSAMESVGKYQNRQNDPFYHLRTANSVLKENPWAYVLEVSVPESQKNEVDVVVKEDRLIISGKRRFQDEVHTDGRRMTTNNYQTFREEVPLSHPSVEKDVTREYQDGILKVLIPKAGTKDFTI; from the coding sequence ATGAGTGCGGAAATCAACCGGGCACAATCCCGCTACAACCAAGACCTTCAGTATTTGCAAGATCAATATCGACGCCAGAGAGATCAAACAGTTGAACAAAACGAAGAGGATCTCAGTCGCTTGCGCGAGAACTACCAACAAAAGGCAGATGATCTGCGCCGAACAGGTGAAAGCACTGTGAACCACATTCGTAAAACCACAGATCAGACGATCACCGCCAATCGAGAAAATAGCGCTCGTGAAATTCAAAACGAAAGAACAAAAAGCCATAATACCTACGAAGAACTGCGAAAGCAGGCTCAAGTGCGTAAGACAGCCTTCAAGCAAGATCAAGAGACTTTAGAAAAAGCACATGCGAGAGATATCTCGGCCTCTCGCGCCCGTCGAGACGAGGTTCTTCATACAGAAGCTGAAAACACCCGAAATTTTCTCAAACGGGAAAATGCACAACGCCAACAGATCGAAAAGTCTACTGCCGAAGATCTACATCGCCTGCGTGAAAATACATCCAAACAAAAAAATGCGCTCGTGGAACACAACCGTGACGAGCAGAGAGACCTCAGTCGCCATCATCAAGCCCAGCTCGCCGAAGAACGACGTCGGGGCGAAGAGCAGTATCACACCTACTCAAGCCAAGAGAAGGAAAGAATCAAGGAACTTCGCAATCAAAATCAGGAAGTCTACGAAAATGAACGTTCAAAGGGAAATGAGCAACTGGATCGTCTGCGAAGCAAGCTGGATAACGAAGTGAGCGGGAAGCAGCGAGAGGGCGAGCAGCGCATTCAGGCCACAAAGGAAGAACAAACCGAAATATTTAAAAAAGAAAGAGAACGCCAAACTCAGGTAAAAGAACAAGTTCGCTCCGAATACGATAAGGAAGTCGCGATGATTCACCATCGGGGAGAAACTGAAGTTCAAAGGCAAAAAGACCACTTCCGAGAAAACATGGATAAAACCAAACAATCCCATGATGTTCAAATGAAGGAGCTTCAAACAAATCAGGACCAAGAAAAGAAAGAATCTCTCGCGCTCCATCGTCAGAATATGGAAAAAAACGATCAGCTGTTCCGACAAATGCGCAAGAATCAGGAGCTTGAATTCCGAGAGGCCTTCAACACCAACCAAGACAGAAATCGCCAAGTATTGGAAGCGCAAAAAGAGAGGCTCATTGATGAGCTGGACACGCAAAAAAAATCTGCCATGGAGTCCGTTGGGAAATACCAAAATAGACAAAACGACCCGTTTTATCACCTGCGCACTGCTAACTCTGTCTTGAAAGAAAATCCCTGGGCCTATGTCCTAGAAGTCAGCGTTCCAGAATCTCAAAAGAACGAAGTGGACGTAGTCGTAAAGGAGGACCGACTCATTATCTCTGGGAAGAGACGATTTCAAGACGAAGTGCACACTGACGGAAGACGAATGACAACAAACAATTATCAGACTTTCCGAGAAGAGGTTCCACTGAGTCACCCCTCTGTTGAAAAAGACGTCACTCGTGAGTATCAAGATGGCATTCTGAAGGTCTTGATTCCAAAAGCAGGAACAAAGGATTTCACTATCTAG
- a CDS encoding undecaprenyl-diphosphate phosphatase: MDLGHGILLAVVEGLTEFLPISSTGHIILTSYVMGISGESFVKDYTVIVQSGAIASVLVLYWRRFFRSIEFYKKLLIGFLPAGVLGLLVKNHIDRILDRTDVVAWSLLLGGVFLLLIDRRNGATSLPETKDEENVTYKQALLIGLAQCVAFIPGVSRAAATIVGGLWQGLDRKSAAEFSFILAVPTLTGATFIKLIKIAPTITSDQVTVIILGNMVSFGVGLLAIRFFIYYLGRFGFSQFAWYRILLGSLFLGMSYFGIAMAH, encoded by the coding sequence ATGGACTTAGGACATGGAATACTTTTAGCTGTGGTTGAAGGGCTGACTGAGTTTTTGCCGATTTCTTCCACAGGGCACATCATTCTTACCTCTTATGTAATGGGAATTAGCGGAGAGTCCTTTGTGAAGGACTACACAGTGATTGTGCAATCTGGTGCGATTGCTTCGGTTTTAGTTCTTTATTGGAGGCGATTCTTTCGATCTATCGAATTTTATAAGAAATTGTTGATCGGTTTTTTGCCGGCCGGTGTGCTCGGCCTCTTGGTGAAGAACCATATCGACCGAATTTTGGATCGAACGGATGTTGTGGCCTGGTCCCTGTTGTTGGGAGGAGTTTTTCTTTTGTTGATTGACAGGCGAAATGGCGCCACTTCCCTCCCAGAAACCAAAGATGAGGAGAATGTTACATACAAGCAGGCCCTATTAATTGGTTTGGCCCAATGTGTGGCTTTTATCCCTGGGGTATCAAGGGCTGCAGCCACCATTGTGGGTGGTTTGTGGCAAGGTTTAGACCGCAAGAGTGCTGCTGAGTTCTCATTTATTCTTGCTGTTCCAACTTTGACGGGGGCGACCTTTATAAAATTGATCAAAATTGCACCGACGATCACTTCTGATCAAGTTACTGTCATCATTTTGGGGAATATGGTTTCTTTTGGAGTCGGATTGCTCGCTATTCGTTTTTTTATTTATTATCTCGGCAGATTTGGATTTAGCCAATTTGCGTGGTATCGGATCCTGTTGGGGTCATTGTTTTTGGGCATGAGTTATTTTGGTATAGCGATGGCCCATTAA
- a CDS encoding MotA/TolQ/ExbB proton channel family protein — protein sequence MEGLLNFFVNYKIADIAIGLIGLYALTLILDRFKALFFDYALPVGPFMNQVSKLIREDKIDEALTFCAANEKKPLAHVIKRVLEKSDREDHAIAQSLDIASSEIAPKLVRRLGQVQMVSNVVTLVGLLGTVIGLIVAFKAISFADVSQKQTILAQGISIAMTATAAALIVAIPTMFAYTFLYEKQNRLFSQIDENSQKIMEMLSERAYSPVQNQNIYPTDLRGEKITSKEKTPPPPGSAPKAS from the coding sequence GTGGAAGGCTTATTAAATTTCTTTGTGAATTACAAGATAGCTGACATTGCCATCGGTCTCATCGGCTTGTACGCTCTCACTCTTATTCTTGATCGATTTAAGGCTCTCTTTTTCGACTACGCATTGCCGGTTGGCCCCTTTATGAATCAAGTGTCGAAACTTATTCGAGAGGACAAGATCGACGAAGCCCTCACTTTTTGCGCTGCCAACGAAAAAAAGCCGCTGGCGCATGTCATCAAGAGGGTCTTAGAAAAATCTGATCGTGAAGACCATGCCATCGCGCAGTCTTTGGACATTGCAAGTTCAGAAATCGCTCCCAAACTTGTCAGAAGACTGGGCCAAGTTCAAATGGTGTCCAATGTCGTAACACTGGTTGGCCTTCTTGGAACCGTAATTGGTCTGATTGTGGCCTTTAAAGCCATCAGCTTTGCCGATGTTTCTCAAAAGCAAACGATTCTGGCTCAGGGAATCTCAATTGCAATGACGGCGACCGCTGCCGCCCTTATCGTCGCTATTCCCACAATGTTTGCGTACACTTTTTTATATGAAAAGCAGAATCGTCTTTTTTCACAAATTGATGAAAATTCGCAGAAGATAATGGAAATGCTGAGCGAGCGAGCCTATTCGCCCGTTCAAAACCAAAATATTTATCCAACTGATCTTCGCGGTGAGAAAATCACAAGCAAGGAAAAGACTCCACCTCCTCCGGGATCAGCTCCGAAGGCTTCATGA
- a CDS encoding biopolymer transporter ExbD, with amino-acid sequence MRIHRTRKADATYDLNLAPFLDIIVSIIPMLLLSVVFVQIRMIETSIPQVVAQKIKEQQEDKKPAVFVSLKIEKGAFGYVVSDNGKKKEFEVAGKNGLLDYDGLAKASANLKRQYVDIFTIDLIPDANVTYDDLVKTLDVVRRLPASEGKVTVKDEKTGQMAETDLMFPNVTFANVVK; translated from the coding sequence ATGCGTATTCATAGAACCAGAAAAGCAGATGCAACCTACGATCTCAATTTGGCTCCCTTTCTTGATATTATTGTATCCATCATACCTATGCTCTTATTGAGCGTGGTCTTTGTTCAAATTCGCATGATCGAAACCTCAATTCCTCAGGTTGTGGCTCAAAAGATCAAAGAGCAGCAAGAGGATAAAAAACCTGCTGTATTTGTCTCTCTCAAGATCGAAAAGGGTGCCTTTGGCTACGTTGTATCTGACAACGGAAAGAAAAAAGAATTCGAAGTTGCCGGCAAAAATGGACTTCTGGATTACGATGGTCTGGCAAAAGCCTCCGCGAATCTAAAACGGCAGTACGTTGATATTTTTACGATTGATTTAATACCAGATGCAAATGTCACTTACGACGATCTCGTCAAAACACTCGACGTCGTTCGGCGTCTGCCCGCAAGCGAGGGAAAAGTGACGGTTAAGGATGAAAAGACGGGCCAAATGGCTGAAACCGATCTCATGTTTCCGAATGTGACCTTTGCAAACGTCGTAAAATGA
- a CDS encoding biopolymer transporter ExbD, with protein sequence MAGGIKRHMEKRLPSTFKIQITSMVDMFVIILVFLLKSYSTSPVNITPNADLRLPTSNSLQEPVDVIKMVISKKGVFIEDKRVVEFDASGSLSSKDIDASDPSFIPGLFKELDEKAKQTQDISKQNETVEFDGRVLMQADRDMPYSLLQKVMYTSMLAGYPNVKLAVAAKDF encoded by the coding sequence ATGGCAGGTGGAATAAAACGCCACATGGAAAAGCGACTCCCATCAACTTTTAAGATCCAAATCACTTCCATGGTTGATATGTTTGTTATCATTCTTGTTTTTTTGTTAAAAAGCTATTCAACTTCGCCCGTGAATATTACGCCCAACGCAGATTTGAGGCTGCCAACTTCAAATTCCCTTCAGGAACCAGTGGACGTCATTAAAATGGTTATATCAAAAAAAGGCGTGTTCATTGAGGATAAAAGAGTCGTCGAGTTTGATGCATCTGGCTCCTTGAGCAGCAAAGACATTGACGCCTCAGATCCTTCCTTCATTCCAGGTCTATTCAAAGAACTCGATGAAAAGGCCAAACAAACTCAAGATATTTCTAAGCAGAATGAAACTGTTGAATTCGATGGGCGCGTCCTCATGCAAGCAGATCGTGACATGCCTTACTCTCTGCTTCAGAAGGTCATGTACACATCAATGCTTGCTGGATATCCAAACGTAAAACTGGCCGTGGCTGCCAAGGATTTTTAA
- a CDS encoding matrixin family metalloprotease, with product MIYWLRQWESDRRTEQARTTVYWTGSRIYEADIRVNAQNFLFYNGDGSEIFSGVDLVSLMVHEFGHVLGLSHNEAAASVMATTLASGTLRRVPSKTDLDSIHCEY from the coding sequence ATGATCTATTGGCTTAGGCAATGGGAGTCTGACCGTCGCACTGAACAAGCGAGAACAACGGTATATTGGACAGGTAGTCGTATTTATGAAGCGGATATTCGCGTCAATGCCCAAAATTTCCTATTTTATAATGGAGATGGGAGCGAAATTTTCTCTGGAGTGGATCTGGTCTCCCTTATGGTGCATGAGTTTGGCCACGTTTTGGGACTTTCCCACAACGAAGCAGCAGCCAGTGTCATGGCAACCACGCTGGCAAGCGGGACATTAAGAAGAGTTCCGTCAAAGACGGATTTGGACTCTATTCATTGTGAGTACTAG
- a CDS encoding response regulator transcription factor, giving the protein MLTGLDNENEKVEALELGADDYILKPFSSEELGARVRAVLRRVQTESGIDKLEDGDLKIDLQAYKVAAKGKEIYLTLTEFRILTELIKQKGKVLTRDRLRETALGNLNVTDRTIDVHMASLRKKLYEISPVIETVRGVGYRYSTFEAAGTKS; this is encoded by the coding sequence ATGCTGACTGGTCTGGACAACGAAAATGAAAAAGTGGAGGCGCTGGAGCTGGGAGCTGACGACTATATTTTAAAACCTTTTTCTTCCGAAGAATTGGGAGCTCGCGTTCGGGCCGTTTTAAGACGTGTTCAGACAGAATCTGGAATTGACAAGCTAGAGGACGGCGACCTGAAGATCGACTTGCAGGCGTACAAGGTCGCGGCAAAAGGCAAAGAGATTTATCTCACACTCACAGAGTTTCGAATCTTAACTGAGCTGATCAAGCAGAAGGGCAAGGTTTTGACCAGAGACCGACTTCGTGAGACGGCTCTCGGAAACCTCAATGTAACAGATAGAACCATAGACGTGCATATGGCTTCACTGCGAAAAAAATTGTATGAGATTTCTCCTGTAATTGAAACTGTGCGCGGCGTTGGTTATCGGTACTCGACATTTGAAGCGGCAGGGACAAAATCTTAA
- a CDS encoding response regulator, with translation MSLPRILVVDDESEIRDCLVAILESQEFSVRALESGNELISTIESFSPNLIILDYSLPGKSG, from the coding sequence ATGTCGTTGCCAAGGATCCTTGTAGTAGATGACGAATCAGAAATTCGTGACTGTTTGGTTGCGATTCTTGAAAGTCAGGAATTTTCTGTGAGGGCCCTTGAAAGTGGAAATGAGCTTATTTCTACGATAGAATCATTCTCTCCCAACCTGATCATTTTGGATTATTCGTTGCCGGGCAAGAGTGGGTAG